In a single window of the Chaetodon trifascialis isolate fChaTrf1 chromosome 19, fChaTrf1.hap1, whole genome shotgun sequence genome:
- the opn8a gene encoding opsin 8, group member a has protein sequence MDDKYMSKLSPTVDFWAGTYLVIVAILSVLGNAAVLVSAARRLPLLKAPELLTVNLAVTDIGMALSMYPLSIASAFNHAWIGGDISCLYYGLMGMIFSVTSIMTLAVMGMVRYLVTGNPPKTGIKFQRRTISIVISGIWLYASLWALFPLLGWGSYGPEPFGLACSIDWTGYGESINHSTFITALSVLCTFLPCLVILFTYFGIAWKLHRAYQSIQSNDFHYGNVEKKITLMAVMISSGFLVAWTPYVAVSFWSMFHSQEHGHMAPFVTLLPCLFAKSSTVYNPFIYFIFQRTFQHKHLHLQRLMFCCSHQANSPGEGGKLEGRSDCTVFGTGTDETCVGLMGAPSSQTGREMMTLG, from the exons ATGGATGATAAATATATGTCCAAACTGTCACCTACTGTTGATTTTTGGGCAGGGACATACCTTGTCATAGTTG CCATCCTGTCTGTCTTGGGGAATGCTGCAGTCCTGGTCAGCGCAGCTCGTCGCCTCCCCCTGCTGAAAGCTCCCGAGCTGCTGACAGTGAACTTGGCGGTAACAGACATCGGTATGGCCCTCAGCATGTATCCTCTGTCCATTGCTTCAGCTTTTAACCACGCCTGGATTGGAGGTGACATATCTTGTCTCTACTATGGCCTGATGGGCATGATCTTCAGCGTAACCAGCATCATGACTCTGGCTGTGATGGGGATGGTCAGGTACCTGGTAACAGGAAATCCACCCAAAACAG GTATCAAGTTCCAGAGGAGAACTATCAGCATTGTGATCAGTGGTATCTGGCTGTACGCTAGCCTGTGGGCCTTGTTTCCTCTGCTGGGCTGGGGCAGCTATGGGCCAGAGCCATTTGGACTTGCCTGCTCGATAGACTGGACCGGCTATGGGGAGTCCATAAACCACTCCACCTTCATCACGgctctgtctgtgctctgtaCATTCCTCCCCTGTCTGGTCATTCTCTTCACCTATTTTGGCATTGCCTGGAAGCTGCACAGGGCATACCAGTCGATCCAGAGCaatgattttcattatggaAATGTTGAGAAGAAAATCACTCTT ATGGCTGTGATGATCAGCTCAGGCTTCCTTGTTGCCTGGACCCCCTATGTGGCTGTCAGCTTCTGGAGCATGTTCCACTCACAAGAGCATGGCCACATGGCTCCATTTGTCACCCTGTTACCGTGCCTCTTCGCTAAGAGCTCCACTGTATACAATCCTTTCATATATTTCATCTTCCAGCGTACCTTCCAGCACAAGCATCTGCACCTCCAGAGACTGATGTTTTGCTGTTCCCATCAGGCCAATTCACCTGGTGAAGGAGGGAAGCTGGAGGGCAGGTCCGACTGCACCGTTTTTGGAACTGGGACTGATGAAACCTGTGTGGGTCTAATGGGAGCTCCGAGCAGTCAGACTGGGAGAGAGATGATGACTTTGGGCTAA